ATTCTATGCGTACTCGGTGTCGTTGCTTCAGAAGTCGGCAGCTGTGCTTGGTAAAACAGAGGACGCGACGAAATATGCGGAATTGTACGAGAAGGTTGTCGCTGCATTTACGGAGGAGTTCGTAACACCTTCCGGTCGATTGTCAGTGCCGACGCAGACGGCTCAGGTGCTCGGTCTTATGTTTGGCATACTCGAAGGGCCCGCTAAGAAACGGGCAACGGCTAAGCTAATGGAGCTATTGGAAGAGAGTAAATTCCATCTGACAACTGGGTTTGTAGGTACCCCGTATTTAAACCATGCGCTTAGTAATAATGGTCAGAACGATGCTGCGTATAAGCTTCTTTTCCAACAGGATTATCCTTCATGGCTGTACCCAGTAACCAAAGGGGCAACTACGATCTGGGAGCATTGGGATGGGATTAAGGAGGATGGCAGCTTCTGGAGTAAGGATATGAACTCCTTTAACCATTATGCTTATGGTGCAATCGGCGACTGGTTATATCGTTCCGTAGCGGGAATAGATACCGATGAGCAGGCTGCTGGGTATAAGCGAATATTCATTCGTCCTCAGCCTGGTGAAGGATTGGATTGGGCAGAGGGTCGATTGGATACGATGTATGGGGAAATTCGTTCCTATTGGAAAAAGGCAGAAGGCGGAGGTATGGAGCTCGAGGTTACCGTTCCAGTAAATACTTCAGCAGAAGTTCACCTGCCTGGAGCGCTGCTGAATTCCATAAAGGAGAGCGGAATTTCCTTGGACGAGGCGAAAGGCGTAGATTTTGCAGAGCAAGCAGATGGCGCAGCCGTTGTTCGTGTCGGCTCTGGGCACTATCGCTTTAGCTGGTGATGTAATTAATATAGATTAATGCTAAGTGGCTGTTCCACAGGTGAAGGTTGGTCCATGATATATTAAATGTACAAAGAAACCTCTCTTTATTAAATGGTTGCTCGACACTTCCATTTTGCCAAAGAGAGGTTTCTTGTATTTTTACTGACCTTAATCGATAAGAAAAAGAGGGGAAGTATCTCCTGTAGGAGCGTAGCGTGTGCCTTTGAGATCGTGAAATCTCCTTTTATGTTTTACCCATTCAGATTTCACGATCTCAACCAGCACCCGCAAGGAGATACTTCCCCGCAAAAACTATGATCGATAGACATAACAAGAGCTGCCCAAAAGTTACCTATGGAACAGCCCTTCGATATTTAGAAACAATCGAAACGAAAAAACCCAATTTATGTTAAAATGAACAAAAAAGGATGTATCGGCACATTACTTATCTCCTTCGTACATATACCCCTAATTGGAGACTAATGAAATGGATATCAGTCTTGCAAGGGCGAACGAGTCATTCAGAGAATAACTAATATTGGCTAATATCTCACTTCTTTATTTAATATCGTCCCCTTGTTCCTCTTGGTTGCCAGATTTAAGATATAGGCACATAGATTAATGGTAGGAGAGGGGATAACTTTTTGCAAACGATAGTGGTCACCGGCGGAAGCGGAAAGTTGGGAGTATGGGTCATTAAAGAGTTTGTTTTACAAGGCTTTCGAGTCGTGTCCTTGGACGAGAAATGGTCGGATAAACTAAACTGCAAGCAAATTAATGTTAATTTAACTGATCTCGGTCAAGTTGTTGGTGCGCTTAATGGAGCAGATGCTGTTATTCATTTGGCAGCCATTCCGGCTCCCTTAGGCTACACGAATGATTATATATTTGGGAATAACGTCAGAGCGACCTATAATGTGCTTGAAGCTGCATCCATTCTTGGCATCAAGAAGGTAATAATAGGATCCAGTGAATCTGCTTACGGCTTTTGCTGGGCGCCTAAACCCTTCTCACCCAACTATGTGCCTGTCGATGAGGAGCATCCGTCTTTGCCTCAGGAATGCTATGGCCTGTCCAAAATTGTCGGCGAGCAAACAGGAGAGATGTTTTATCGTCGTACGGGCATGCAGGTTTTCTCCATGAGATTCTCCATGATTATTAAGCCTCAGGATTATTCGCTTTCTTCTATCAGCAAGCCAGAACAGTACGTGCGTATTTTGTGGAGCTATATCGATATTAGAGATGCAGCCTCAGCATGTATAGCCGCGCTTCACAGTAATGCGGAAGGACACCACACATTAAACATCACAAGCGACGATACGTTAAGTGATTGGCCAACTGAACAGTTATTATCAAAATTCTATCCTGACGTTAAGGATCACCGCCTAAATTTTTCGGATAGAGAGGCTATCGTAAGCAATAAACTCGCCAAGAGCATCCTAGACTGGAACCCGATTTATTCTTGGGATCAGATTAAATAAAGCCTATAAAGTTTAAGATTACCCCCGTGCAATCTTAAACTGGATTCGGTTATCATTGAGCCTGTAAGCGATTTCTTTTGTTGTAAAGTCTAAAGGTTGGATAACCCAGGACGGCAGGAGGATGATGGCTATGCTGCGCGTGCTTATCGTGGACGACGAGTTCGAAATTCGTGAGGGCTTGCGTAAACGCATTCCTTGGAGTGAATACGGAATAGACGAAGTATTCGCTGCCGATGACGGGGACACAGCAATCACAATCGCTCTCGAGAAGAAACCAGATCTTATCGTTACGGATATTAAGATGAGCAGAATGTCGGGGCTTGAGTTTCTTGGCTCGCTTTATCGCATTGATGATTATCCTTGGAAGGCCGTCGTTATTAGTGGTTATGATGATTTTGAGCTAGTAAAGCAAGCTATGCAGCTTGGAGCAATGGATTATATTCTTAAACCGATTAATACGGAAGAGCTGGGACGTATTGTTCGCAAAGCGACCGACCAGATTCTACGCGAGAGATTGGATAAGCACAATCAAGTGCAGCTCAGAAACCAAAATCAGCTAGCCGTACCGAAATTACGAGAAGAATTACTTCGTGAAATTATAGAGCATGAATTTGATCCTTATCGTGAGACACGTATTTCTCATCGGTTACAGGCTCTAAAGCTGGATTGGATGACGCATCAGTCCATCCAGCTTATGATCGTTGAGGTGGATGATCTTAAGGCTATTACGAATGAACGAGGGTACGTGAATGAGAAGGAGCTTGTTCTTTTCGGAATCGGCAACGTCGTGAGTCAAACTCTGGCTGAGGAATTTCCTTATCCATTCGCTATCTTTAACGATTCCCATTTCCGGTGGGTCGCCGTTTTAAGCTGCAGGCATCAAGAGCAGCTCGCCTTAATCAAATCGTTGGCCCAGATTAGCCTGCGGAGAATTAATGAATTTGTAAAGGTGAAAGCAAGCATTGGCATAAGCTCAAACCCGCGGGAATTAAACCATATTCATGAGATGTTTCTGGAAACAGGAGAGCTGCTGGATCAGAAGGTCGTTTATGGAGGAAATCGAATATTTACGGAGCATGGCTTCGAGCTCTATGGGGAACGGATAGAGCTTTCTCTTCAGGAGCCGAATGAGGTGCTGGATCTCGTAAAGTATGGCTCGGACGAGGATGTAACAGCAGCGATGGATAAGTTCGTTGAGATGGTTCAAGCTTGGGGACTTTGCAGCCTGAAGGATATTCAGCAGCAAACCTTCAAGTGGCTGATGGGGATATTCCGGGGTGCCGCGTCAGCAGGCTGGCCTAATCGAGTGTGGGAACGGAATCCGATCTCTATCTGGGAGCAGCTAGAGCAATTCGATAATTTGCAATCACTTAGAGTAAAGGTGGAAGGCTATTTGCTTGCAATGGCTGCGGATTTTCGTAAAATGACATCATCTCCGAGTCAGATTGTGCTAGAGGCGGAGAAGATTATTCGTAAGCGGTATGCGGATAACCTGTCATTGCAGATCGTAGCTGATGAGGTTCATGTGACTCCAGTGTGGCTAAGTAAGCTTTTTAAGAAGGAAAAGAGGATGACCTTTCTCGAATTTCTAACCGATGTACGAATAGTAAAAGCGAAGGATATGCTAGGGGACGTCCGTTACAAAATCTATCAAATATCTTATCAGGTTGGATACAAGGATCCTGTTCACTTTACTAAGCTCTTTAAGAAGCAGTCCGGGCTTACACCTAAGGAGTTCCGGAAGCAGAGGGGAATCGTAGATGATTAAGGCTTTTTCCTTTAGACTAGCATCTTCCTTTCGTAACAGAATGATTCTTATATTTTTTGCTATAACCATCGTTCCCTTTATTATTTTTGCGTACTACTCTTATATGAAATCCATTGAAGGGATTAAGAACGCGAACGCGACCTTCTCTATGAGCTACGTGCAGCAGGCTAAGCTGAACTTCGAAACTTATTTAGGGCAGCTTAATGACCAGATTAACGAAGTCGTTGGTAATAAGAATGTGCAGGAATGGCTGGAGCGCAAGCCCCGCAATGGAGAAGAGGAAGAAGTTTTTGCGGTAAAAATGCTGGGATTAGTATACATGATGAAGCCACAGATTGATGCTTTGCGAGTCCGGGTCTACCCACTTGAGCCTTCTCTCTAT
This portion of the Cohnella abietis genome encodes:
- a CDS encoding NAD-dependent epimerase/dehydratase family protein, producing MQTIVVTGGSGKLGVWVIKEFVLQGFRVVSLDEKWSDKLNCKQINVNLTDLGQVVGALNGADAVIHLAAIPAPLGYTNDYIFGNNVRATYNVLEAASILGIKKVIIGSSESAYGFCWAPKPFSPNYVPVDEEHPSLPQECYGLSKIVGEQTGEMFYRRTGMQVFSMRFSMIIKPQDYSLSSISKPEQYVRILWSYIDIRDAASACIAALHSNAEGHHTLNITSDDTLSDWPTEQLLSKFYPDVKDHRLNFSDREAIVSNKLAKSILDWNPIYSWDQIK
- a CDS encoding response regulator — encoded protein: MLRVLIVDDEFEIREGLRKRIPWSEYGIDEVFAADDGDTAITIALEKKPDLIVTDIKMSRMSGLEFLGSLYRIDDYPWKAVVISGYDDFELVKQAMQLGAMDYILKPINTEELGRIVRKATDQILRERLDKHNQVQLRNQNQLAVPKLREELLREIIEHEFDPYRETRISHRLQALKLDWMTHQSIQLMIVEVDDLKAITNERGYVNEKELVLFGIGNVVSQTLAEEFPYPFAIFNDSHFRWVAVLSCRHQEQLALIKSLAQISLRRINEFVKVKASIGISSNPRELNHIHEMFLETGELLDQKVVYGGNRIFTEHGFELYGERIELSLQEPNEVLDLVKYGSDEDVTAAMDKFVEMVQAWGLCSLKDIQQQTFKWLMGIFRGAASAGWPNRVWERNPISIWEQLEQFDNLQSLRVKVEGYLLAMAADFRKMTSSPSQIVLEAEKIIRKRYADNLSLQIVADEVHVTPVWLSKLFKKEKRMTFLEFLTDVRIVKAKDMLGDVRYKIYQISYQVGYKDPVHFTKLFKKQSGLTPKEFRKQRGIVDD